The Mycobacteriales bacterium genome includes a window with the following:
- the trpS gene encoding tryptophan--tRNA ligase, which translates to MSRQRVLSGIQPTGAGKHLGNYLGAVRHWAAMQDENECFYFLADLHALNTSPDPAVLRDGTRRTAAELLAMGVDPDRSTLFAQSHVAEHTELGWVLGCLTGYGEASRMTQFKDKSASRSGTGVNVGLFTYPVLQAADILLYQAHAVPVGEDQRQHLELTRDLAQRFNHRYGDTFVVPGPYTQQAGERIKDLQDPTSKMSTSRGGAGTLWVVDEPKAVVKKVKSAVTDTGREVRSGDDKPGITNLLTILSVATGTAVPELEAAYDGKGYGDFKADVADAVVELFAPTRERYAELMADPAQIDAVLRAGAERAREVAASTMALVRERVGLLLPTGG; encoded by the coding sequence ATGTCACGCCAGCGCGTCCTCTCCGGCATCCAGCCGACCGGTGCCGGCAAGCACCTGGGGAACTACCTCGGGGCCGTCCGCCACTGGGCCGCGATGCAGGACGAGAACGAGTGCTTCTACTTCCTCGCCGACCTGCACGCCCTCAACACCTCGCCCGATCCGGCCGTCCTGCGCGACGGCACCCGCCGCACCGCCGCCGAGCTGCTCGCGATGGGCGTCGACCCCGACCGCAGCACGCTGTTCGCCCAGAGCCACGTCGCGGAGCACACCGAGCTCGGCTGGGTGCTGGGCTGCCTGACCGGCTACGGCGAGGCGTCGCGGATGACGCAGTTCAAGGACAAGTCCGCATCGCGGTCGGGCACCGGCGTCAACGTCGGCCTGTTCACCTACCCCGTGCTGCAGGCCGCCGACATCCTGCTCTACCAGGCCCACGCCGTCCCGGTCGGCGAGGACCAGCGCCAGCACCTCGAGCTGACCCGCGACCTCGCGCAGCGCTTCAACCACCGCTACGGCGACACCTTCGTCGTCCCCGGCCCCTACACCCAGCAGGCCGGTGAGCGGATCAAGGACCTGCAGGACCCGACGTCGAAGATGTCCACGAGCCGCGGCGGCGCGGGCACCCTGTGGGTCGTCGACGAGCCGAAGGCCGTCGTCAAGAAGGTCAAGTCGGCGGTCACCGACACCGGTCGCGAGGTGCGCTCGGGTGACGACAAGCCCGGCATCACCAACCTGCTCACCATCCTGTCTGTCGCGACCGGCACGGCCGTCCCGGAGCTCGAGGCGGCCTACGACGGCAAGGGCTACGGCGACTTCAAGGCCGACGTCGCCGATGCCGTGGTGGAGCTGTTCGCCCCGACCCGTGAGCGCTACGCCGAGCTGATGGCCGACCCCGCGCAGATCGATGCCGTCCTTCGTGCAGGGGCCGAGCGCGCCCGCGAGGTCGCCGCGTCGACGATGGCGCTGGTGCGCGAGCGCGTCGGCCTGCTGCTGCCCACGGGGGGCTGA